DNA sequence from the Plodia interpunctella isolate USDA-ARS_2022_Savannah chromosome 12, ilPloInte3.2, whole genome shotgun sequence genome:
GAATGTGTATAAATGTAATTGCGATGATTATCACATATTTCTCTTTATAGTcttatttcctcatggctgagggtcgtggtcattacgtggaatgaaacacgcacaacaactttcttgacactaTGAATGGATTTTGCCATTGCCTACTACATTTCAaacatttaaactaaaaaaagccATATTTTATTACCCAATGCGCTGGCGAGAAACGGGTTAAAAGatgtaataaatgaaaaaaattaaatgaaaatctaaaaaaaaaatatgttacttaaattttattaaaatgtaaagcaGATTTGTTTAATAATCTGGGTTCATTGACATTTTATCtgcatgtaatatttataaaagattcTCTATGTAATAAAGCgtgttctattttttaatagtcaTTTATTGAGCAACAATATTATCAGCAGCACGAACTGGTCATCAAGACGATTATATCATTAAGTTTTGTAAACATTCATTCAATAGATCATTGgtgttctaattttaaattatgtaacacTGTGATTGTTTAGAATTGTTTACAGAAGGGATACAGAAGCACAGTGCACGTTTTGGACGCGTATGGATTGGATCTTCAGGGGACTGGGTTCCGTAGTTCAGTCAGTACCAGTTCAGTGCTCCGCTGTAGGCGCTGGAGGCCGCACGTCTGTGAAATGTTTGTGTGAGTGGTCAAGTTTAAATGTGTTCCATCGTGCTTCGTTCAGTGCCGAAGTTTGGGAATTAGTGAATGATTTAACGTAAGTAAAGGCTTTGTTATTGacgaaaaatcttttttttatctttatcacGTAGGTatgatttgtttatgtatttttatttttatgaattttacatCATGTTTCGATTACATTTTTTgagaatttttattgtttttttataaaaatccgtgcatatttgttttttttttgcctggTGCTGGCtgtaaattgacaaaaaatagaatttaatgcCTAgccaaaaacttattttatatttataaatatatttttaaattattattatcattatgtaGATgggcaaattaaaaattgcgaGGAAAGTTGGATCGAAACGAagctgaaacaaaaatacgccacataaaaatgttgtatgttAGTCATAAACTGCGGTTTAGCCACAAAGCGAAATAACAGAAACTAAAGCTTTTCTcgttttaaacaaaactaaaactttAAACATAGTTTGGGTTTATCTGCATTTTTGTGGTTGAAATTTTCTTATTCACTTTTGCATTGCATATTCGTTAGTAATGggaaaaaacaaatacctagTTATATTACTAtcattctattctattttcaGCTGTAAGGCCTGAAACCACAGACTCcgcttgaaaattaaaaacctGTCGCTTTATTGTCAGCCCTTtttgagaatgctgttgttgccgaCGAGCTGTTAAGGCGTTATATCCTTTAGTCGTTTCGATGccttaatgttattttttggcgtatatatatatatatataaatacggCAAAAAGTTATCACGCTGGCCCATTGCAAATCGTGTTTCAATATAAACTTAAGCTAATGCTAAGCACTGAATGGTCTGTGTGTTTCTCTCATTGAGgattttcctggtttcttcaaCAGCTGTAAAGCATCGGAGCCAAATGTATGGGTTTTAGTCAATTACGTAAAATCTATAGAATTcgattaaaatctaaattagcATGCGCTTATCTCGAAATTAATATACAAGCTTTATAGACAAGGGTAGTATTTCAATACAGGTCAGTTAACTATAGATTATAGCTAACTATAGATCAAGAAGGGTCAATAAACCCTGGAGGATTGCATCCCTACTCGATTACACACAACATATAATGTTGGACACAAGACATCTCGTTATTGGATTCCCGTCAAACTATGCTATGTGATTGACAAGCAATTCTAATCAAGTTCCACTACATCACTTGACCTATATACAGACCTGTAGCAACACAGTGAACGTGCTTGATATTGGTTATTACATAGGTACGCgagtttatgtataaaataaaataaaaaggtacaaaGACGGATCTTTTTACACAAATGTAAAAAGTTCGTTAGTATCTTTTTAGGTCATGAATTCAACGAAGAAAGAGCTACTTTTCACAGCTCACATAATAGCTGCGCAGCTTGGTTATAAATCATTCCttactaaataatatgaaaaactaAGCTATTTAAATTTCTCTGAATGGGTTGAAATTATTCAAAGTGTACTTGTACAGTTAACTGAACATCAAATTACCCTGCGATAGATCTTTGTGCTACAACAATAGTGgtgaatttacaatgaaattaGGTAAATTGTtttgctgtcgactgtacatcagacttatgtataaaaatattacggaTGTAGGTGCTGGCTTCAGAGAGTTATTCATGACTAAGAGCAAAATTAAGCGAAGTAGGTAACACCCGAGGATTATAGAgagaaataagaaataaataatttttcttttttatttaaaacattacattaaaatactgtaatgtaaataatgtaatgatgTCTTCATCACCTCTCCTCATGAACATGAGTGGCCCAACTCAAATGTTAAACTTGAAGCGCACGCGTCAAATAGAATAAAGATCTCATAAAAAGGGACCGCTCAAGTTATCAATAAAACATGCAAGGAATACAATTTCGGTTATTGTGAGAGCTGGGCGTAAATATCTGATGGCATTCTCTTAAACATAATACCTAAAACGGTTGTGGTCTAGTGGTTAAGACTGCTTGCAATCGAAAAATTCCAgattcaaatcctactcgagctgcataagtttgtatactacTTTTTCTAGTCATTATCATCTAGGCATGCTGAACCTCTACACTCTATCTGGTATTGTCCATAcaagtttgtatactaatcggACTCATgcatagtttttataaatcaattaaaatctatgaaaaatgtgtctgtctgtgtatctgatTTGGatgaggttttttttatttgatagctaatttttatgcgttggttcttagatatttttgatcaaaatcgattcagccgttcaaaagttgtagcgaaatgaatattgaaagtcggggttttttttttcatttgtgtaacaaataaactttgaaatataatattttgtgcgTGGATTATGTGATCGGTTTCGTCAACTCGCATTGGGCAGTGGCTAATGCAGCTAAATGTTTTCATGGCCAGCGCATCGTCATCTTGCATTTGCTTAATATTATATGCAGCTGTTTAAGAATATATAGCctggtttttatttcatatcgaccatattttattctaagcAGCGCAGCGTAAACATACCCTGTTATTCAAAAAAGGCGTTATGTTTCCAGAACATTGAAAGTCCTGGGTTATTTATTAGCTATTgtccgcggctttgcccgtaGCAAAAAGTAGCCAATGACACTTTCCAAATCTCCAACTATCCTCACACTAAAAATCACCTCAACCTGTTGCtctgttttgacgtgaaagacgaacaaacacacaaacaccTTTCacatgtgtgtgtgtagtATTAGTATGGTTTTATTAATCGACGAAATCTAAGCTTTGCCTGTTGTCAAGAAATTACCTTTATAATGTTTGTGAACTTTGTAATTATTCTCAACCTCATTGACTCATAGTCTCACAGCACAGAATCTCGTCCCACGCAAAATGTGTCTGTAGGTGCTGGTTCACGGCAGCGAATCTGTAAACGATTGTTTACGTTTAGATCCAAATTCATCCAGATTCCATTTTGGAAACATTCACCTTTATTTCAGGCTAATAACCTACCGTTTCGTTTGCTTCCGGTATTGTTAAAAGTTTACAGCGTCTAAATGTTTctgtgaaaaattatattcaaacgCAAAATTATTAGGTCTTTCACACCAcactttttcaatttaataaaaagatggatattgttgaaatttagtacattaCTCTACTCGTAAATGtatagaaaatacatttttttcaagtgggattaaaaaaattagatttttttttgtaaatctgctcagtttttatgtttgttttgacCCAAAGTTTGTACTAAATattggaaatatatataagttttcaTGATTAAATAGTGTGGAAggtattgttgtatttttcgGTTTTACTAGAGCAATGCCGAaatgggccgctagttacaTAAATTCACTACAATTTCGCCACAATTACTTTGACATAAAGTTCATCGTGCTTGTAATGTGCGGTGCATTTTACACCGTTACATGAGTAGAGCACGTTTTGTTGTGAATTCATAAAGGTCTGCAAACTATGTTCGTTCACGTCATAGTGTTGTCCATCATCATAATAAATGCATGTTAACTGCATATTCGTTTTCACAGCGAAGAGTCCTTTCCATTAACTAGGTTGACCTTAATACTTAACGACTTGTTATAGAGGACAAAAATAACTTCCTAGATCCGTTAGTACAGAATAATATCGGAATAATTATAACCATTGCTTGTTAACATTGATGATGGCGAATGATTGCTAATGATCCAATCGTTCCCATGATATATAGTGATCAAAATCGGCAATTTTCAAAAgtcattttattcaatactaGCGGCGCCCACACCGATCCAGATAAGTGTGTTTCTGACACCAGATCAGACAAGCAAGCAAGCTGGCTAAAGTGATCTTTATGCCGGCTCTTCGTTATCGCTAAACAGTTCACTTAACTGGCGCAGTTTCGACATACATTGATGgttttccttgcggtaaataaaatctcacaaATAACGTATttgtgagattttatttattcgcatCGTCATCTGTTTGAGTGCCGCAATcactctcatctccgcatgttcccAGTtccgttcggggttgtgaagccgcgaagccccggggtcagagtaaaaaaaacctttacaattttgaagattcggctgtgattttacaaccggctgcctgtctgacgtcaaccctacttgggaatgctattgttgcctatcagctgcctaggctgtgtctttagtcgcctcgtcagtcaacagcatataaAGTTATCCTGCATGAACGTCTATGGCGTGGTAacagcggcgagtttgcaattaatttgggtaggttgatatgctgtcgactgtacatacGGCATCCACAGGAGTAGTACGGCAATAGccggaatttaaaaaaaaacaaagatagGTCAGCCAATTgtgtttaaataagttatgGGATCATCCGTTGGCAAATTAAGTGACAGTTGCTCTCTGGGCGAATCGCTAAGAAACTTTGAAGTTAACGACTGCAGCTTGAGATTTTACGAGCTTTGCAGTCGAAAGTCTGATGGAAGCTTTGGGACTCTGGTCTGTAAAGTTGCACTTCAGAACACACAATGGGAATggaattaaagtttttatgatAACTACTAGTGATAACTATATAATGCTCTTCAGTACAGTCAGCATATCAATTTActctatattaaattttacgtgATGACAATAGTGGCTTTGCATTAAGATGATTTGGATAGCCCAATGTGCTGTTGGCTGTACTTCAGATCCAGaggcatatttaaaaaaatctagttaAACTAACGCACCCGTTGAGAACAATTAAAGCTGAAATTCGCCTACGCGGAAttttaatgccagctccacactatcgcggaccagttcgccgaactttgacggattcggtatatatacattgctggtttttaattgcggaaaataaaagtactcaCACGAAGTACGCAATGTTTGTGAACTCGAATCAGCATATCTCTGAGTTCaacgatagtgtggagccggcataacacGATATAAAGTTACGTTCGTGCGAACGACCATTaagtaagaattaaaaaaaaaaaacatataattctCATATATTACAACGTTATACACCTACTTTATAACGCaatattacatcaaaattttagttaaatatcGGTTTTGCAATATTCACTATTCACTGGGGAACTATGAcacctataaaataaaacgtagtGTAAAACGCAATAAACATGTACTCACTAGCTTATCTAAAATGTTTACGGCGGCTATTTTATAGtagaaattattgtttaaatagtattttgtatTACGATATCGCATTATTTGTCCCTTGATACCTTTTACTCAGCATTCTAGGTATAATAATgtacgaaaaatatatatgtttttacaaatatttcatttttaacacaagcttttatggtcGTCGTAGAGAGTTTTTGCACTCAATGCGTGTctaatcatgtccgtgcagtaaaattaatataatattatatttaaccgCTTTATTCTGAATTTCTCATGAATTAAAGCTAGTTTTTGCCCGTGAATTTTCCAAGGGGACAGAATTTTTGACTTGTCTTGTGACAGGATTTTTgtcttgtttaaaataaaaaaatccgaGTTAGGTGTTTAGGATTTTACCTACATGCAAAGAAAACAATTGGTTTAGTTGTCAACTTATTCAGACTTAACTTCAACTGTCAgccaaattgtaaaaaaaaactcgacTTTGCCTTAATCACGTCAATAAATTCCTATTTCAATGCCATTATCATAAACTAGAGGTCGCTTCTCGCTGTCTGTTCCTAATTTATGCTTAGACCTTTAAAACTAGTGGCTCTGTGAGCTGTAGACCTCGCGAGCTTTGTAGATCGAACAAACTTTTTacatcgtatttttttaaattgaaatctttAATAAAACCACGCAATCCCTACCGCTAGTACTCGTAACTTTATAAAGTGTAATGCTTcatgaaatgtaaaaataactttatagaATGAATGCATTTTAGcattaatttagaaaactaAAATCTTTGTTGAATGTAGATATTAGACCAATGACCGAAAAATGATTCACAAATACTTTTTCACAGATTTCTTTCTCAAGAATCTGATATCTGATACTGTTTGTCTACTTTCTAATCAGATTTACTGCGAATCATCGACGCTGTCTGTTTGTGTTGCTCATTCTCAGTAACCTCGAGTCTTTGATGTTTTGTACTTTATACAGAAACAGGGtaagatttaattaaatattcgaATGGTTGCAGCGTAGCGTAAACATGACTTAAACCACATATAttctatactatttatttataataacattatttgctAACTCactattaattgttattaaaaatatgaaatttcttttaaactattttacttatttcttcATAGGTAATgcagttaattaatttttttaaatacttcacagtttttttcttttctcttaCAGTATTTTTCTGGGACAAACTCAAATGTTAATGCATTATCCGGCGAAACCACACTATCTAAGGAACCTTTTgaacatattttcaatttctttgcCCCTTTCGCTGGCATTAACGCTTTAGCAACTGTGAAGACTGCATTCAATATCCAAGGCATTtcgaaaacaataatataattaataaaatctggaTAATATAAATCGGAACATACTTACCAAAAACTTGATAAGTTCCATATCCACATTTCCTATACCACAACCATCCATGtcgaaaaataaagtaattttcttaTCGCCTTCTTCCTCTCTATCGATTTTTTTCAGCCAGTATAATATcactctttttattttttcataatccTTTTGATCTTTATCgtacaatttattgtatactataaaaagtaatctaCCATCTATGTCCCTGCCTCTTGGGAAAAGTATTCCTTCTTTTACATAGTCCATTCGTATATTGCTCTCAATAATTTTCCTGGCTTCAACCGTTTTCCGCCAAACCATGATATTCCTAAGCATATTCGTGGCTTTTTTATATCTCCATCAACGTGAACGagtattctttttaaatatttttcgtctTTTTCCAATTCCAAGTCAACTGGATCTAAATCTCCTGGTGGTTTAGGAATTTCTTGTTTCATTCGATTTTCGACAGCACATCTTAAATCTTCTAGCGTTACCATTATTGTTAactcattaattttattcgttataagtgttttatttgaaatagttCCGTCTTTATATCACATCACTGACTCACATGAATttgattatttgttattatattcataaggtttattattacaactaCTGACTCACAAGTTGCTGTCCGTATACATACGACAGTCGAGTAAAAACAACTTGACTCAAATGCTTGAAGttttaacaatattcaaaataattgacatTCAGATAGTTGATACGATAATAATATCACATTACACATACCAAATTGATTGCactatgtaaaatatacttttttttaggtAACTGAATAATGCATGCGCATATACATGGTaatgatgtaggtatataaggTTTATAATTACCATCATCAATATAGGTACGCCTTGTGTTGTTGAGCGGGGGATtatttcgtattaaaatgagtttatttaatatgaaaatttacatttttatatattggcaaatcatttattatattctgtttaaaaTGGTTATTAAATAGTAAGTGGAAAAGATGATGATTCTTATGTCAGTAGTTAccatgtacctattttaatgGTACCTATAGCACTTTATGGCGCTGCATCTATGAATCAAGACAGATGCAGATGCAATTTATACAGTCATGGAATATGTGAAAAGTATTTTGTGTCAAATGTATTTTGGTTAGTATTAGTTTATactaatactaaataaataagtaaatcttatgatttaaattactttccattcctttaatttattaaatatatttaaccaaaggtacaaactactggcatatatgtgaaaaatattcagcagtcgaaacgctctgaaaACCACCCtcctatactaatattataaagagaaaagatttgtatttttgtttggaatgaataaactcaagaACTACTGGCccaatttgaatgaaatttggtacagagatagacgaaacctttaggagtgacataggctacttttttattctgttttatccgagcgaaaccggggcTGGCCGCTAGTGTTTTATATAACTTCATTGCTGAAATCATAAGAAATAGTTCCAGCAACAATCGATATATCCAATGGAACGACGACAGTTTGATCAATTTAAAACATGTCAGTATTGTTAGTCAACATAACACTTTACTACTTCTCACTTTGGACGTCAGCAAAAAACAAGTATAAAATTGTACTAACAGGAATCTGTTTATCGCAATTTTTATCCataattaatcaatcaaaatcGGAAATTGAATGGATCTGAGTGGAACCTGGGTCTCGTAAAAATTGATGTGTCAGAGTTGGGTCGGCgtgttcatttatttagatacttacctacattttctgagtatattttttgagGAGCACCTGCTATGATATGACGATGATTGaacaaaaggtcccaggttcgaatcctacttgtgccacatgagtttgtccaatctgattcatgtatgTAACATAGTAGTTTTCGTAGAACAGCACAAGTCTACGAACACTTTTAAAATCCAACGCTATTTCACAAACTAATAGTTCTATAATCGTTACAAATAAACAGTATCTTCTATTCCCAAATTAATTAGAGAACACCGTCACGCGATTAGTCATGATGTTTACGAAGTAATTTAtagaaagaaattataaaataaaagtcggCCACATGACGCTCGTTAATACAGTTTTGTTGTTAAGATCTGTTTTACA
Encoded proteins:
- the LOC128674428 gene encoding uncharacterized protein LOC128674428; translated protein: MLRNIMVWRKTVEARKIIESNIRMDYVKEGILFPRGRDIDGRLLFIVYNKLYDKDQKDYEKIKRVILYWLKKIDREEEGDKKITLFFDMDGCGIGNVDMELIKFLRMVKDGSDRFALDLAAEALPSPQILPVIVHWRISGLDIDKSDDVVA